The region GTCGAGCCGGGCGTCCCAGAAGACCCGGAACTGCTCGACCCAGGCGTCGGCCTCCCGGAGGCCGGTGGGGTCGACGGCGTACAGCCTCCGGGTGCCCGCGGCGCGCACGGTCGCGAAGCCGTGGTCGCGCAGCACCTTGAGGTGCTGGCTGACCGCGGGCTGGCTGATCCCGAACTCCTCGCGCACGACCGCGGCCACGTCACCGGCGCTCGACTCGCCGGCCGGCTCGGCCGCCAGCAGCTCGAGGATG is a window of Nocardioides oleivorans DNA encoding:
- a CDS encoding ArsR/SmtB family transcription factor, encoding MHAFDVLGDPVRRRILELLAAEPAGESSAGDVAAVVREEFGISQPAVSQHLKVLRDHGFATVRAAGTRRLYAVDPTGLREADAWVEQFRVFWDARLDALATEVARGKRSGR